AGCCCTGGCTTTCTTATATAGGCCCTTGGGGTCACGGGATTCTGCCACGGATAGTGGAGCATCAATATAAACTTCGACGAAATTTAAACCCGCTCTTGAACCAATTAACGGAAATTCCTAATTACGGAACAACATACACTGCTTACCTTTCATGGATACCACGAGCAAAGTGTCGGTCCGAACGATAGGGGGAGATGAAAGAAGTGATGGCAATCGCCCCAGCATCATTGAACAGCTTGGAGACCTAATTTTTGTACTTAGTAAGTATCTGACCACAAACGATGAGAGATAAGTACCTCGCTTATTCTACGAATGTTCTCGTTGCGATCTTTCTCCGAGAACCCAAGATCGTTGTTAAGCCCAAAGCGTACATTGTCCCCATCCAAGCGATATGCGAACTTCTTTAAGTGAAGTAATTGCTGCTCCAGCGCTACAGCAATTGTCGATTTACCCGAGGCTGACAGTCCTAGAAGCAAGGGATGTGAAGGATAGCATTGCAATCGAGAGATAGATAAAATAGTACAGAACTCACCTGTCAGCCAGAGCGTAAGACCTTTCTGACCTAGAAGCTGGGTTCGTTCATCCTTTCCGACTGCACCTATAATATGCTTCCAGCCTTGCTCTATCGAACAATGAAGGGACTGCACGTACCAGGATGAAATGTGATGTTGGTTGACATAATGAGCACCAAGGGTCGCTGAGGTCGAGAAGAAAGATCGGGAATATGGGTCGGCTCTCACGGAGATGGGTTCATTATCTACAGGGGCGGGCCAGCGATCGGCGTGCTGGTCACGCCATCGAATAAGTTTGGAATGTAATTAGGGTTCCTCAATTCTTGGATTCTTGTTTTGGCACCTTGGGGTGAAATGGATGAGAAAGTGCCATTATGTATACTGGGTGGCTTTCCGTGAGGAATCGCCCCCAAATAGAGATCTCTAAAATCGGCCGTCGGATCGGGTCGGAGTCGGGCCTGTACGGGTGGCAGTGCAAGGTCTATGTGCCGAAACCACATCTCTAAAGTGGCTTTCCGTAAGGAATGGCCCAATTTATACGTTAGAGATGCCGAAGAAAATTTAAATTCAAATAAAAGTGCACTCGCTCTGATAGCCGATTGTATGCTTGGTCTGTTATCCCTGCGAGTACAATACATTAGTGGAGGACTCAGCAAAATATGTGGGGTGGAATAACATGTGATTACATGTACACTAAGCAGCAAAAATATTGCAACCCCCATGAGGAATAGCTGGAGGCCAAGCAACACACTTTCAGGTATaggtttatatacaagatCTGTAGACCTGTATGAGAGCTAGGTGATGTCAAAAAACAAGGTGAAAATACCAATCTTGGTGTGCTAAACAGGGAGGATAAGAAACAGGGGTTTTTCCAGCCTGCCAACCAGTAAATATCTTGCTCAGAGCTGCTAATGAAACTTGAAGAGAAACAAAATCTGAGTAGTATAGCACTTTCAAGCGTGCAGATCTGTGCGCTTGTTGTGGAGATATGCGCCTTCAGATCTAGGGAGGGTTACTAGGAAACCTCCCATTTTCAGCAATTTCCAATCAGTCTCCTAGTAACCCCTCCTACATTGGAAGGCGCATATCTCCACAACAAGCGCACAGATCTGCACGCTTGAAAGTGCTATACTACTCAGATTTTGTTTCTCTTCAAGTTTCATTAGCAGCTCTGAGCAAGATATTTACTGGTTGGCAGGCTGGAAAAACCCCTGTTTCTTATCCTCCCTGTTTAGCACACCAAGATTGGTATTTTCACCTTGTTTTTTGACATCACCTAGCTCTCATACAGGTCTACAGatcttgtatataaacctATACCTGAAAGTGTGTTGCTTGGCCTCCAGCTATTCCTCATGGGGGTTGCAATATTTTTGCTGCTTAGTGTAATTGGGGTGTTGTAACATcaggggtttggtaatggtgtaaTTGGTGTTACATGGTGTTATAACTGTATATCACATCAGCATTATCATGTGTATTTGTGTAATGACATGTTATTGGTGTGTTaatacaccattaccaaacccctggTGTTACAACAAAAACAGTTTTTGCTGAGGACATAAATAAGCAAGTTGAGAAAGTACCTTTTATATCCCCCCCGTTATGTATTGTCAGCTTAATTGCCAATTTGAAGCTGAGGACAATGATTTTATACTGCATATGTTATTAGACAACAAAGAAGAAGATATCTACATTATGCAAAGATGGCGGAAGCAGCAGCAAGAGCAAGATCTAGTACAACACAACAGAAATCCCTGGCATGAACAATGGAACTACCTTAAGCAAGGCAAACTTTTGCCCAACCCAAGAGATCTATCAAGCTGGCTAGGTATCTACAACAGTTGTGAGGACCAGGTGTATCTCCAAAGTACTTGGAGTAAATGTTTATACTTTTCATTTCCTTCTCAATTTGGGCTTTGCTGGAGCATGGAATGCTCACCCAATTGCTTGGACCAACACTAACCCACATGGAGCTACTTGTATTGGTAGCCACTCACTTGAAGCTGCTGGCAGTCTTGGTTTATTACTCTAATACCTGTGTAACACAATTGATGAGTGTGGACTGCAGGTCATCTTTGCTATTATACCTTCAACTGTCTTGCGCTATGTTACCTTTGCTATGGGAATCCTGCTAGAAATCTTTCAAAAGCTCCCTGAAGCACAAATTCAGTGGCCTGATGCAAATCTTATGAGAGAATACTGAAACCTTATCACAAATAAGCACTCCCATGCCAAGTATCTTGATGGTGCATTTGGATTTATGGATGGTTTGAACTTGCCTGTTCAAACCAGTGGCaaccaagaagaacaagaacTGTTCTTCAATGGCTGGCTTCATTCTCATGTAGTTGGCAACATGATTATTTTGCACCTGACAATAAGTTAATCTTCTTTGCATAATCACTCAATAATGAACTTAATTACAATTAACCTATGTACAATTCTTGCTGCACAAATCAACACCCCTGGTAGTTGGCACAACTCTTGGCGTGCACTACCACTATATGTCCTGATAAGAGATGCGCCAACAGGCTTCTTTGCCACTGCCAATTTGGCATTTCCCAAGCTTGTGGTCTCATACAAAGTTACAAACAAAGATGGGCatgaggaagagcaggaaGACCAAAAATCAAGATTCCACTCAAGACTGGTGCAAGAGTCCATGGCACCGCCAAATACATTGATTGAGTTGCACAAGAATCAACTGAAGTTACTAGTGCTTGACAGGCAGTAGAATGGGGGATGCAAGCAATTCAGGGATGTTTCTCCTGCCTCTATGTACCTATGGTCATTGGCAACTCAGACAGGCAGGCAACCCTAATTGAAACATGCTTATGCTTGCACAATGTACGTACATGTATGATTGCTATTAACCAGATTACCAGTGTATATGTTGGTGCCTTGCCTGCTATCAATGGCAACAATCAAGTGCAGCTGCGTCAAATCTACCTGTCTTGAGCACACCTGATACACCACATCCAGCAATTCCAAGATGCTAT
The window above is part of the Rhizoctonia solani chromosome 7, complete sequence genome. Proteins encoded here:
- a CDS encoding adenylylsulfate kinase, with amino-acid sequence MSTNITFHPGAVGKDERTQLLGQKGLTLWLTGLSASGKSTIAVALEQQLLHLKKFAYRLDGDNVRFGLNNDLGFSEKDRNENIRRISEVSKLFNDAGAIAITSFISPYRSDRHFARGIHERAGLNFVEVYIDAPLSVAESRDPKGLYKKARAGEIKDFTGISAPYEAPESAEIHVRTDRFTVEECVFQIVDYLLSKTLI